CTTACATAACAAACGTTCTGTATTTTTTACTCATTAATAAGGTAAATGGACTCTCTTGCAACTGATCGAGGataaggaaataaaagaatcacTACTTTTCATCTTCTTATAGTCCctattcttcttcctttttgtaACAGCTTTATGATAGAAGGACGATTATAAAGAAATCTATAAAACATTCCATCTGCTCCTAGAAGATTTAATTGTATTTCAGGGTAAATgtgaatattcatttttagcATAGAAAGAGCCTCTTCTTTTGCTGCTTTTAGCCGACAAATGAATGGAAATCGATTTAAGTTTATTCTATGTGCGCACGTTCAATGAAAAATGACGTGGTTTATTCAAAACTGATTAAGATCTTGTTTACTACATACATAGAGTAGATACTTCCTATATAAGAATAATTACGTCACGCTAATACATGTACGTTAAATGACTCATGCAAGGTGTTGTGATGTGTTTGTTCtattaataaaagttattaGCCTTTAAAAGGTTATTACATATTGTTTGatttgttacttttatattgtGGATTAATATGCGATAAGTTTTCAATAATGTGATAATTTGGATAGTGAatagtttattttcttttttaatttatattgttaGGTTTTAAAAAGTTTTGTATTACGATTGAGACAGAGTATGAATAAATGAGAGTAATGTAAAACTTTCGAGCTATTTTTGATGCATGAAATTGTAGATAGAAACAAATCTTTTGCCCCTTAAACGATATTAAagctttttagaattttttaagtggTATACATTGTTACTCCTTctaaaagattaaaagatgaaaattgaAGATGTTCATGTcgtttaagaaaaaatattttgcttaAACGGAAATATCTTGAAATAAGTTGATCCGTTCTTATTTGTCTGTGTAACGCTTCAACgatattattatctatttattaataaagcgATTTAAATTCTGTGAGAAACAAAAGGTGACGCAATACCGTCCTTGAACAAGAAAAATGTACTGgagcaaaagaagaaaactgaCAAAAGcgaaaaaacaaaatacaagaaaaagaaaccaTTTATCGCatattagataaaatatacacaTTTAATGCTGTCCGTCAAGCGTTAAATATGTTTTTCACACATATTTCTAGAGAAGACAAGTATTTACGGAAATCCCGTGTCCAGCTATaagtatatacaatatattaacCCTAACATGTTTATCATGCAAAAAATCCCGAACGACGTTGTTCTccaaaagaaggaaaataattttatctctCGTAATCAAGCATTTCCAAGAAAAACAGTTTCTACACGCTTAtcattctctctttctctctctttccctccgGTTaccaattttgaaaaaaacaGTCGCAACTGCGCTGTTTACGGTCCACCTTATATAGGAAATATCTCGCGAAATTATTCTTAACGCTCCTGAAAGCCGTGGATGAGgtaataattgaataatacGCAAGGACATTACGTATCGTCGTTTACATGGCTGATAACTAAACAACAAGATGTCTGTGTATACCTTTATCTATCTCGGCGATGGTGACCGATGAAGGAAGCCGAGAGAGCGGCAATCGTAGACCGAAACCGGTCTAAATTTTGTCGAACGATTTTCCCGTACAATGATCCGTGGAACACTGAGaatttattcgtaaaaatgcGATTTCGGTTATTCACGCGGGATTTTTAAAACTGTCCATAATTGCGGTGGTGAAGGCGCGATGAGAAGTTCGCGACAAAACAAGAAATCTCGCTACGAAACGAAGCCAGGTCAGCGTTAACGTCACTCGCGTCTTTATCCGACGAACTTAGGTTAGGTTAGGACTGCAAGAACGGGCGAATTCGCACAGAGCGCCGATTCGTCGCATTAGGGCCGATCTTTaagtgtatatttttattcgaacgtATTTATTGGTGATTCAGGTAGGTCTCGTTTAAGTTTGCATGCAATTTTTgcggtaaaatttgaaagaatcgCACGATTGGCATAGTTGGGAGAAATGGGTGATTCTGCGCATGCGCAGCTATATATACAAGCGCGCGCCGTGCTTCCATAGACTTATAAGTCTACGAGTACTTTTGGCAGCAAGCCGGCGATGCAACAGTCGACTTTGTGCTGTCGACGAATAAACATTACGATTTATTATTGAATAGATGTTGAATAGAATTAGTATTTTGGAAAgtaaacaaattttgtatAGGTTATCACATAATATGTGGCGGATATTCGTAGGATGAATTTTAGGCATTATAAACGATGAAAGAAGTTAGACTACAAAAATGTCGTTTTCAACCCCGTAAATATTCCCCATATATTTTGTGACATTTTGTAtaactattataattttcttcgtggtttaaagtattcgaatattGTTCTAATAAAGAATAGtagatataataattcatacagTAGTTAGtactatttataaattaaagcaTAGTATATTAAGATAGTAAGGAAGAAAGTATTAACATAGTTCgtaaaaaaagtattttatttttgtataaagaaaacatgcgaatatttatgaatacaatataaaatatctcaaaTGTTGGTTTATCGAGATAGGCCTGCTATCTTAATGTTTGAtcctttattaatattaaatcacGCGATCGAATATTACAATTTGTTTTTGATTTTCTTCCAATCGAATCTCTGTCCCTCTTTACTGCAGCTTTCCATTTTGAGCGTCTtgttaatattcatataaatatacttatcCCCTTGTATGACTGGTTGCCATATCGTTGGAATCAACTCTGTGGTCTTTGGTGTTGGATTCCTTcaatgaaaacaaaaatttcctttctctACTCTTCCGTATCGATTTTCGATAATGTCGTAACAAATACGTAGGGTAACGTTGGTTCCACGATGTAGCACATTTTTTATCAACTTTAGAGCTATTTTACATACACGAACATACATATCGCTATTCCAGCGCAATGACAACGTAACCACaagtttgcaaatttttaaataaattcgttACTAGACATATCTAAGATCTCTAACCTTCTCATTGTAAAAGCagctaaaaatttcataattttccgAACATTCCTGGCCACTAGATGGCAGTAACCtcgttattgaaatatttgtgttGGCTACCGTATCTCAGTAAGGCTAGCAATAACGACGTAAACGTTGGTTGCGTCGCAGCACGCTTAAAAGTAACTAAAAGGCGCAAACTATGTTGCTTATCGCGACATTACGAAACGTTTCCttcattatttcattataaattttaatgaatttttgcttttattttttccctgACAAATCACTTTGCAGTTGCGTTGCACTAAAATGACGATATATGTAGCACGATACAAGTACGAGATAGCCGTCCGGAACTAAAACGTAGAAACATATCCATGCGAGAAGTATTCGTTCAATTGCGTAGCCgtgcatttattatttccatttttaattaaggtatctttttgtttcaaacaCACGTTTCTCAACGATATTCAAGTtcgacgtttctttttttatttttacattcatGTATTACtaaaaaacgaaaaggaaaCATTGGCTTCGTTTCATTAATAACCCAAGAAGGAAGAACAAAGTTCCgatattcttatttatatttttcaattttttatttatttttatctaccCTATGACGAcggaaaaatttaaattacagtacgttatacgtttattaTCATCGTGTAGTTTCCGCGCAAATTATTCGTTCGCAAAATTATCATCGCGGTAATTATACGTTTCGAAAGAATCGCCAATGCTCCTATCGTTGTAGTATACACGAGTATTCGGCATCTATATGCTTCTCCATGCGAAAGAAATATTGGACAATAAATTTACAAGAAAGGAAAGCACGTACCCAGTTTTTGCGAAGTCTGTCCACATCTGTGTGAAGCACTCCATCATTTGGTACATCTCGCTTCCAACTTCGAGTGGATCTATGTCCATCGTTTTCCCTAGATGCGCATAGAACAAGTATTGCAACTCTTCCGCGTGTGTCGCTCCTATAAATGAGCAAAAAGAAAGTTACATTTCTCCAACTGCTCCGAGCGACAGTCTAAAATCATGTTCTGAAACTTCTACAAGCAAAAAGTTCAAATTGATCTCATGATCGGTACAGCAGTCTGATTTCGACGACTCTTTGCAGTTGACGTTGTTCGGGTAACTGCTGAACATCGTTAAAGACTGAAGCGCACGGTTAAGCGTGTAACAATGTAAACAGACGTTCATTCGCTTCAGCTTTGGTGGATACTCGAATCTTTGATCAGAGATTCCAAGCTTACACTTGGAAGATTTCGATCTCAACCATAGGAACTTGGGTACACTATCGATCGAAAGTTTAGAATGAGTTTCCCAGTTGTATCTATTTACATCTACCGAATCTCTTGCTAATTCCGTTATCTCTTCGAAATTGATACTGTTAATGTTTCGTTAGTAATTTTTGTtactaatgaaatattaatactaatttaactatactattaattaactattaaattattaaatttctatttatcttaatctattttctattaactttttattaattattaaacactattaattaactataatagtttaacttaattattaatatttcattagtaATTTTCGTCACTTCGGTAAATGTTTGATTCGAGACTGTTCCGACGGAATTCTAAGCTGCcatttcttcaaattcttcgattttatgaATCATGTTACTATGGAATAGGATGCCTAATTTTTGGTAAGAAAGCGTAGATTATGAAAATTGTTATGTAAATTTTGTGTGAGAACTGATTgcatttcttgtattttttaactttGGAATACCTTATTTTCATCTTATATTCGTATTAGATTTGTCTTTTACTCGTGCATACGTAATAGAGAAACGTACAGTGAAGTGTATCTTGAAAGTTGCTAAATAATGTGTTTTacgtgttatttttatattttatttaaaatctttgTTAGTAACGCGTTGAGGAAACGTTACTTCTTATGTCGATCAAGATATTTAACACTCtaaaaaatcataaacaacCAGAATTGAAACAAGTGTGcgacaatgaaatattttatctatgcTTTTTACAGTGATACATCACACACTATCACAGTCTATAACATCGTTATAATATCGtcatgaaaaatgtaaaattactcGATAGTCGTTACAAATACAAATCTTTTCCATTAAATAGAAAGGATTTTGGAAGAAACTACTTCACTGATGAATTTCTGAAAGTTTAACCAAAGCtccattgtatttttataacagaagaaaacatttaaaaaacataGAACGATCATTCATCAAAATAAGAGTAAGCTATTTGGGTAAAGgaaattatgtttctttttcctatttctgcatcgtttgctttttttttttttttttccttataAAATACACGACGGAATCTTCTTGGTTACACGATCGATAATAATTCGAGGATTTAAAAGCATATgagaaattgtaattaaaatatgaaatacctGGCAGAGTAATATTAAACGCCATTTTCATTTGCGACTTTTCTGAATCGTAAgtgaatttgtaaaaatacgtAGGGTTATTGTTCGTTTCCATCTGGATGTTGACAACCTCGTAAATACCCTGAAGGAACATCACGTCGCTCaaataatttgcatatttatgCGCCGTTTGCTCGCTAATTGTATCTTCGCCCATATACAAGTGTTTCACTTCGCTGGAACTGATTCCTTCTCTGTTTAAGTAAATCTTCGTCTCCTCGGGGATTACCAGCTCAAAGTTCTCGTTCACCTCTCTGATAGATTCCGCGGAATTAGTTCCCTGAAAtactggaaatatttttacaccgagctttaataacaaatttacatTCACCAAAAATCTTCCATCTTCTCTCcgataattatgataattgcCTTTCGTTTTAGTAGATTTCTAAGTATGGGAGTATTAGGTCGacgaatattacaataattttgtgAAACTTTCTATTGAAAGTTAATAACCGTTAAGATTGCAGCTATTACCGTTCGCCTTTAATTCGTAGAGGTACGTTTTGTGAAAGTGAAAACTAACTTCTCCAAGGTATAGAAACCTTTAGGAATTCTCTTTGGATTTGTACTGTAACTATCGCTTCTTTTAGAACGAATTAAACGGTGAAGAAACTTCTCTGTGGATTTTTGTACTTAGAGAAATACAGGTTGTTCCAGACATAAACGGCGAAACTGTGAGGGAACCTGATTCTacaaggaaagagaagaaagaaatgttaAGTAAAGTTTGTTAATCCTTTGTActccgaattttatttcaatttcgttgccAGCAGCACCCAACGCTTtcaagtgttttatttgaaatttactttaactaaaaaataagacaatttaaataaataaaggaagaaagaaattcacttaaataccagttttattcacactattgttgtatttagtaatttttaagtgtatgatatatcttgaGTTTTCTTTCGCAAAAAAAGGCAAAACTGAAAGAATGTCGAGTGGGACTCGACAAAGGAGCTTCtgagataaaaattgatttcgaGTCACACTCGACATAGCAGTGCAAAAGGTTAATAAACGCTTTGTTACAGAGTTATAAACAAATGTTCTATGCGTAAAATAGATAACGACGTATTTTCCATCGCAACGCACGAAAATTGACTGGATTATTGTGTCAGCGTAGTtacatgttttttttttttttgtcatctGGTAACAATCCCCTGTcgttaattattgtaaaatataatataataataatatatatagtataatataatataataataatatagtaaaaataattcttttaattcctCATTACAAAATGTTTCCCTTGCGCTCCGATACAAGTTTTACATCAATGAACAATGGAATTATTTACGTTACGAAGTTATATAAAGAGAATTTTCTTCAGTTTCAATAGAGCCGCGTCGTTATCTGTTTCTATACAATTTTGTAACAAAGCGTTTATCGATTAgctttatataacattttttcggCTTTTTCCCCTGTACAGTAAGCCCTCGCAGTCTGGCCATTTAATCTTGGGATATCTTGTATACAAATGTACATACACGTACATACATTTACAGTAGTAAAAAACGCGAAAATAAGAAACAGGCTTAAAAATAGCGCCAttttttacagaaataaaattgattttcaaatAGTTCCAACAAAAAGCGACTTCTAATTCGTCTCAGATTAATATcatacatttttgcatattacctAAGCTTGTAATGGGTGAAAGCGTAACACAAGGATAATactgataaatataaaaagtaaaaaataatatatataaataaaaaagatacagTTACCATAATTCcttatataaattctaatgTAAATTCTTTtgagagaaaatattatactaaACAACATCGTTTGAATAACAAAagaattaaatgaataaagaATTGCATTCGATGTCAATCTAAATTGCAATCTTCCAACGAAATCTTTGAATAACAGAGATTATTACAACGAGAAGTtacagaagaaagaaaataaacttACTAGTCAGGAGCATGCTTCCCTCGTTTGAATTAAAACCTATAAGAAGAGGCACTTGAACACCTGCTTTAGCCATTACCGCAGGATGTTGAGGCATAAATGGATTTGCAGATTTGTCATCGATGCCTGGTCCGACCACTCCGAATGCAGTGTAACGTTTCTGTAAAAATTCATCGCCGGAACATAAAGAAACGTAGCATTTCAATTTCTGAAAGGAAAATCTAGAGGAACGGATATAACAAAAGAAACGGAAGCTCACAAATTTAAAT
This DNA window, taken from Bombus fervidus isolate BK054 chromosome 14, iyBomFerv1, whole genome shotgun sequence, encodes the following:
- the LOC139994256 gene encoding juvenile hormone esterase isoform X2 encodes the protein MKGGPCTPQGPVFKRRIIKKKKLCPFDPEPMEPWTGVRDALEFGNCCSQKNMLSHDLIGNDDCLYLNVYKPMKPTSTKMSVMVWIHGGAYMMGSGNDEYYGPVYFMRKDVILVTINYRLGVLGFLNLEHEVAPGNQGLKDQVMALKWIQENICNFGGDPNNVTIFGESAGASSVHYLTISPLAQGLFHKAIMQSGVALNPWAIISEKPSKYGFELAAKLGETSTDPETVVEFLRTIDAKKLVDLESKLFAMKKRYTAFGVVGPGIDDKSANPFMPQHPAVMAKAGVQVPLLIGFNSNEGSMLLTIFQGTNSAESIREVNENFELVIPEETKIYLNREGISSSEVKHLYMGEDTISEQTAHKYANYLSDVMFLQGIYEVVNIQMETNNNPTYFYKFTYDSEKSQMKMAFNITLPGATHAEELQYLFYAHLGKTMDIDPLEVGSEMYQMMECFTQMWTDFAKTGNPTPKTTELIPTIWQPVIQGDKYIYMNINKTLKMESCSKEGQRFDWKKIKNKL